In Legionella spiritensis, the following proteins share a genomic window:
- the bamB gene encoding outer membrane protein assembly factor BamB, whose product MLYIKRNLIVIALCVLSAACSTIDDYMLGKDNTPKPDALPPVKSRVSMVEKWTAPVGRSKKNDNPKLKPVIVGNIIYSADGAGNVQAINKSTGAPVWSKKLSSDPVSGPTVASGHVIVATDDSSLTALKQSDGSELWKAKVSSEVLANPVISNGRVIAKSIDGNLYALDLKNGARLWVSDHGAPNLILKASSSPVVLGNMILVGYSDGKMDAVEQETGRVLWQRSIAYATGSSDVERLVDIDADPIVINNVALLGSYQGYLGALSLQDGHFLWRKPASIYKNMTVVGNNLYVTDTDDVIWSINRKNGQVNWKQMALKARGLTEPVLMGNRLFVGDKTGLLHVLSASSGEFLARVPMGGPVNVAPVVSDHNLYVMTANGKLSRYLVS is encoded by the coding sequence ATGTTGTACATTAAAAGAAATTTGATTGTTATTGCTCTATGTGTTTTATCTGCGGCGTGCAGCACCATTGATGATTACATGCTGGGAAAAGACAATACACCAAAGCCGGACGCTCTGCCCCCGGTTAAATCGCGGGTAAGTATGGTCGAAAAATGGACCGCTCCTGTAGGGCGTTCGAAGAAAAATGATAATCCCAAACTAAAACCGGTCATTGTCGGCAACATCATCTATAGTGCGGACGGAGCCGGAAATGTTCAGGCCATTAATAAATCTACCGGCGCGCCAGTCTGGTCAAAAAAACTGTCATCCGATCCGGTTAGCGGACCGACTGTCGCGTCAGGCCATGTTATTGTCGCGACCGATGATTCCAGTTTGACGGCTTTGAAACAAAGCGATGGAAGCGAACTCTGGAAGGCGAAGGTTTCCAGTGAGGTATTGGCCAACCCCGTCATTTCTAACGGACGTGTGATTGCAAAATCTATCGATGGCAATCTTTATGCGCTTGATCTGAAAAATGGCGCCAGGCTTTGGGTTTCCGATCATGGCGCTCCTAATTTGATATTGAAGGCCAGCTCCTCGCCTGTCGTACTCGGAAATATGATTCTGGTTGGTTATTCCGATGGAAAAATGGACGCGGTTGAACAGGAAACAGGACGGGTTCTCTGGCAGCGAAGTATCGCCTATGCAACAGGTTCCAGTGATGTTGAACGCCTGGTGGATATTGATGCGGATCCCATCGTTATTAACAATGTGGCGCTTCTCGGAAGTTATCAGGGGTATCTTGGCGCGCTTTCCCTGCAGGACGGCCATTTTTTATGGCGAAAACCCGCCTCAATTTACAAGAATATGACCGTCGTTGGCAATAATCTTTATGTCACCGATACGGATGATGTGATTTGGTCTATTAATAGAAAAAACGGGCAGGTAAACTGGAAACAAATGGCCTTGAAAGCACGGGGATTAACGGAACCTGTCCTTATGGGCAATCGTTTGTTTGTCGGTGATAAAACAGGACTGTTACACGTTTTATCCGCTTCCAGCGGCGAATTTTTAGCCCGTGTTCCGATGGGTGGTCCGGTCAATGTCGCTCCTGTCGTTTCCGACCATAATTTATATGTGATGACGGCCAATGGCAAATTAAGCCGGTATTTGGTGAGTTAA
- a CDS encoding YfgM family protein has translation MSVYMTEDEQIDAIKKWWSRHSTWITILVSLLLLGVSGYKYWNWHQYKIKTQASNAYEHLILAFSNENNKDIRAYSNQLINEYGQTVYADVARMTLAKLYIKKNDYNKARDMLDYVAKHSTMSAFKQIAKLRISRLFVAEKQFDKALTELSVVDDGAYMPLINELKGDIFAATGKYQQAILSYKEAMSQTRIKGMGNLFLEMKTNELASLTQSMSNDKHSLQAA, from the coding sequence ATGTCGGTTTATATGACTGAAGACGAGCAAATAGACGCCATAAAAAAGTGGTGGAGTCGCCATAGTACGTGGATTACTATTCTGGTTTCATTGTTATTATTAGGCGTTTCCGGCTACAAATACTGGAATTGGCATCAGTACAAAATCAAGACACAAGCGTCAAACGCTTACGAACACTTAATCCTGGCTTTTTCCAACGAGAATAATAAGGATATCAGGGCTTATTCCAACCAATTGATTAATGAATACGGCCAGACAGTATATGCCGATGTGGCAAGAATGACCCTGGCCAAATTGTATATAAAAAAGAATGATTATAACAAAGCGAGAGATATGCTGGATTATGTTGCAAAGCATTCCACCATGTCCGCCTTCAAGCAAATTGCAAAACTTCGGATTTCACGTTTATTTGTTGCCGAGAAGCAGTTTGACAAGGCGTTGACCGAATTGAGTGTGGTTGATGATGGGGCTTATATGCCGCTCATTAATGAGTTGAAAGGTGATATTTTTGCGGCAACCGGTAAGTATCAGCAGGCAATTTTGTCTTATAAGGAAGCAATGAGTCAGACTCGTATCAAGGGTATGGGCAATTTGTTCCTGGAAATGAAGACAAACGAACTCGCCTCGCTGACGCAATCGATGTCGAATGATAAACATTCATTACAAGCGGCTTGA
- the hisS gene encoding histidine--tRNA ligase, with protein MNDILPHQTSLWRSVEKIFADCLLQYGYQEIRFPLVESTQLFKRTIGEVTDIVEKEMYTFTDLNGDSLTLRPEGTAGCLRACLEHGLLHNQQQKLWYMGPMYRHEKPQKGRYRQFTQFGVEALNIPGTAVELELIAMCLRLWRELRIDQSVVLQINTLGTLDERRLYKEELQRFFRANLDVLDEDSIKRLDRNPLRILDSKNPDIQALISNAPKLMDMLGEESKTHFQSFCAGLDSLGIAYQLNPFLVRGLDYYGHTVFEWVTDKLGSQATVCAGGRYDVLVEHLGGNPTPAVGFAMGAERLLLLMETLQVTLDDNKHPTLFIIIGDDSATQSALGLAEQLRDFRSDWSVITNTAGGGFKSQFKKADKSGADLAIILGEDEMKNEQVSVKNLRNHEEQFTMPQQDLAIRINDYLGR; from the coding sequence ATGAATGACATACTGCCTCATCAAACATCATTGTGGCGATCCGTAGAGAAAATATTCGCAGACTGTCTATTGCAGTACGGATATCAGGAAATACGCTTTCCTCTTGTGGAAAGCACGCAACTTTTCAAACGTACTATCGGAGAAGTGACCGATATCGTTGAAAAGGAAATGTATACGTTTACCGATTTGAATGGCGACAGTCTGACCTTGCGGCCTGAGGGTACCGCGGGATGTCTTCGTGCCTGTCTTGAGCACGGGCTTTTGCATAATCAACAGCAAAAACTCTGGTACATGGGTCCCATGTATCGCCATGAAAAACCACAAAAGGGTCGATATCGTCAGTTTACCCAATTTGGTGTGGAAGCGCTGAATATCCCGGGAACAGCGGTAGAGCTTGAATTGATAGCCATGTGTTTACGGTTATGGCGGGAATTGAGGATTGATCAATCCGTCGTATTGCAAATCAATACATTGGGTACGCTGGATGAGCGGCGCTTGTATAAAGAGGAATTACAGCGTTTTTTCCGGGCTAATCTGGACGTACTTGACGAGGATTCCATAAAACGACTGGATAGAAATCCCCTTCGCATTCTGGATAGTAAAAATCCTGATATACAAGCGTTGATCTCAAACGCACCGAAATTGATGGACATGCTTGGTGAAGAGAGCAAAACCCATTTTCAATCTTTTTGCGCGGGTCTCGACTCTCTGGGGATTGCTTACCAGCTTAATCCATTTCTGGTTAGAGGACTGGATTATTACGGCCATACCGTTTTTGAATGGGTCACCGACAAACTGGGCAGTCAGGCAACGGTTTGCGCCGGTGGGCGGTATGATGTTCTGGTTGAACATCTGGGCGGTAATCCGACCCCCGCGGTTGGATTCGCCATGGGGGCTGAGCGCCTGCTATTGTTAATGGAAACATTACAAGTGACACTCGATGATAATAAACACCCGACGTTGTTTATTATCATCGGTGATGATTCGGCCACGCAGAGCGCGTTAGGTCTTGCTGAACAATTAAGAGATTTTCGCAGCGACTGGTCTGTCATTACCAATACCGCGGGTGGCGGCTTTAAAAGTCAATTCAAAAAGGCCGATAAAAGCGGGGCTGATCTTGCTATTATTCTGGGCGAGGATGAAATGAAAAACGAACAGGTCAGTGTGAAAAACTTGCGAAATCACGAGGAACAGTTCACTATGCCCCAGCAGGATTTGGCAATACGAATAAACGACTATCTTGGACGATAG
- a CDS encoding helix-turn-helix domain-containing protein, with protein sequence MTTNTTVTDELSQNPIENPGAHLAHIREQKGYSREYVASKLHLRVKVIELLEAGDYEQMPEPVFVKGYFRAYAKLLDVLPEPYLASFNNIFMAERKAEKIALWQSRRETNRGERLVRWVSALVAISAIVAISFWWQKSNDGKLFFSGKQAGSGVALAKQPDKEMEVKLTDISKMQSMFRADSSSVSSEKKGG encoded by the coding sequence ATGACTACGAACACAACAGTAACGGATGAATTATCACAAAATCCTATTGAAAATCCCGGCGCACACCTGGCGCACATTCGTGAGCAAAAGGGTTACAGTCGCGAATACGTTGCGAGCAAGCTGCATTTACGGGTAAAAGTGATTGAGCTTCTGGAAGCAGGCGACTATGAACAGATGCCTGAGCCTGTTTTTGTCAAAGGTTATTTTCGAGCCTACGCCAAATTGCTGGATGTATTGCCGGAGCCTTATCTGGCATCATTCAATAATATCTTTATGGCCGAACGCAAAGCCGAAAAAATCGCTTTATGGCAAAGCAGACGTGAAACAAATCGAGGAGAGCGCCTTGTTCGCTGGGTAAGTGCTCTTGTTGCTATCAGCGCGATTGTCGCTATTAGTTTCTGGTGGCAGAAAAGCAATGATGGCAAGCTGTTTTTTTCCGGAAAACAAGCCGGATCGGGAGTGGCGTTAGCGAAACAGCCTGACAAGGAAATGGAAGTTAAATTAACCGATATTTCAAAAATGCAGTCGATGTTCAGAGCCGATTCATCGTCCGTTTCTTCGGAGAAAAAGGGTGGCTGA
- the pilW gene encoding type IV pilus biogenesis/stability protein PilW, which yields MGRRSGWKQIGWLASLCVFLLLQACQHSLETERKKQVKEQKLSKAAGYNTQLGLAYLKQGDTPRAKRKLLYALQMEPNSPDVNVAMAYFLEKTGDVDEAKNYYSKALSLAPNDGSQLNNYGTFLCRSGKYKEAERYFLKAVNDVHYIHSAGAYENAGLCASAIPDLAKAEHYFTKALEQDPHRRQSLVELVTLEIKQNDPSKALKILQKYQEMALNDPSLLALAVDAAHKAEKADMEDFYKQRLGRFTNNVAGEKNDYEHNSNG from the coding sequence ATGGGCAGAAGGTCAGGCTGGAAACAAATTGGCTGGTTAGCTTCCTTATGCGTATTTTTGCTTCTGCAGGCATGTCAACATAGCCTGGAAACTGAGCGAAAAAAACAGGTCAAAGAGCAGAAGTTAAGCAAGGCGGCTGGTTATAATACTCAACTGGGTCTGGCTTACCTGAAACAGGGTGATACGCCGCGAGCGAAAAGAAAATTACTCTACGCCTTGCAAATGGAACCCAATTCGCCTGACGTGAATGTCGCCATGGCTTATTTCCTGGAAAAAACAGGCGATGTGGATGAGGCGAAAAACTACTACAGCAAGGCGTTGTCGCTTGCACCGAATGATGGGTCGCAACTGAATAATTATGGTACTTTTTTGTGTCGTTCAGGTAAATATAAGGAAGCCGAACGCTATTTTTTAAAAGCGGTGAACGATGTCCATTATATCCATAGCGCCGGTGCTTATGAAAATGCGGGACTTTGCGCCAGCGCGATTCCTGATCTTGCGAAGGCGGAGCATTATTTTACCAAGGCTCTTGAACAGGATCCGCATCGCAGGCAATCACTGGTAGAACTCGTAACACTGGAAATAAAACAAAATGATCCATCCAAAGCACTGAAGATTCTGCAAAAATATCAGGAAATGGCTTTGAATGATCCCTCCTTGCTTGCTTTGGCCGTTGATGCTGCGCATAAGGCGGAGAAAGCGGACATGGAAGATTTTTATAAGCAACGCCTGGGAAGGTTCACTAATAATGTTGCCGGAGAAAAAAATGACTACGAACACAACAGTAACGGATGA
- the rlmN gene encoding 23S rRNA (adenine(2503)-C(2))-methyltransferase RlmN has protein sequence MSEKINLLNFNYQQMRAFFTDLGEKPFRAQQVMQWIHQAGCHDFSTMTNLGKSLRDRLSEQAEIRLPEIIACQKSDDGTHKWLLKLDCGNSIETVFIPETTRGTLCVSSQVGCGLNCSFCSTAKQGFNRNLTTAEIIGQVWLAVRELSTSNGSHDKKITNVVMMGMGEPLLNFDNVVAAMDIMMDDFAYGLSKRRVTLSTSGVLPELIRLQSASPVSLAVSLHAPTDELRNQLVPINKKYPLAQLMEICKTYFKNESKRKVTFEYVMLKGVNDQPVHAEQLIKLLRNVPAKVNLIPFNPFPYTEYECSSRDTINSFRDRLVAKGINTITRKTRGDDIDAACGQLAGKVNDRTSRSKRWQKLHFMPHEKMVSEDRA, from the coding sequence ATGAGCGAAAAAATTAATCTGTTGAATTTCAATTATCAGCAAATGCGAGCGTTTTTTACCGATTTGGGTGAAAAGCCGTTTCGTGCTCAACAGGTAATGCAGTGGATTCATCAGGCCGGTTGCCATGATTTTTCAACCATGACCAATTTGGGAAAATCATTACGTGATCGGCTTTCTGAACAAGCGGAAATTCGTTTGCCGGAGATTATCGCCTGCCAGAAATCCGACGATGGAACACACAAATGGTTGTTGAAACTGGATTGCGGTAATTCCATTGAAACCGTATTCATTCCTGAAACCACAAGAGGTACTTTATGCGTATCCTCACAAGTTGGTTGCGGTTTGAACTGCAGTTTTTGCTCCACGGCCAAACAAGGGTTTAACCGTAATCTGACCACTGCGGAAATCATAGGCCAGGTATGGCTGGCTGTTCGTGAGTTATCAACCAGTAATGGCAGTCATGATAAAAAAATTACCAATGTGGTGATGATGGGAATGGGTGAGCCGTTGCTTAATTTTGATAATGTCGTCGCCGCCATGGATATTATGATGGATGATTTCGCCTATGGTTTGTCCAAGCGCCGTGTGACACTAAGTACATCCGGTGTGTTGCCGGAACTGATCCGGCTGCAATCCGCGAGTCCGGTTTCTCTGGCCGTTTCGCTGCATGCCCCGACGGACGAGTTACGTAATCAACTGGTGCCCATAAACAAAAAATATCCGTTGGCGCAATTGATGGAAATTTGCAAAACCTATTTCAAAAACGAGTCAAAACGCAAGGTAACTTTTGAATACGTTATGTTAAAGGGCGTCAATGATCAGCCTGTTCACGCCGAACAATTGATTAAACTATTACGTAACGTTCCGGCCAAGGTCAATTTGATTCCTTTTAACCCGTTTCCCTATACCGAATACGAGTGTTCTTCCCGGGATACTATTAATTCGTTTCGTGATCGGCTTGTTGCCAAGGGAATCAATACCATTACCAGAAAAACACGAGGTGATGATATTGATGCGGCATGCGGTCAATTGGCTGGAAAGGTAAATGATAGAACCAGCCGCTCCAAAAGATGGCAAAAATTGCATTTTATGCCACACGAAAAGATGGTTTCCGAAGACAGAGCCTAG
- the ndk gene encoding nucleoside-diphosphate kinase, which translates to MTQELTLSIIKPDAVSKSVIGKIYARFEDAGLKIVAARMTHLSREQAEGFYAVHKERPFFNDLVSFMISGPVMIQVLQGDNAIAKNRDIMGATNPKEAAPGTIRADFAENIDANAVHGSDSAENAQKEIAFFFEPHEICAR; encoded by the coding sequence ATGACTCAAGAATTAACCTTGTCAATTATTAAACCGGATGCTGTCAGCAAATCCGTTATCGGCAAAATTTACGCCCGATTTGAAGATGCCGGCTTAAAAATCGTGGCTGCCAGAATGACGCATTTGAGCCGTGAGCAGGCGGAAGGATTTTATGCGGTACACAAAGAGCGTCCCTTTTTTAATGATTTGGTTTCTTTCATGATTTCCGGTCCGGTTATGATTCAGGTTTTGCAAGGCGATAACGCCATTGCCAAAAACCGTGACATCATGGGTGCTACAAATCCCAAGGAAGCGGCTCCCGGAACAATTCGCGCTGATTTCGCCGAAAATATTGACGCCAATGCCGTTCATGGTTCAGACAGTGCTGAAAACGCGCAAAAAGAGATCGCTTTCTTTTTTGAGCCTCACGAAATTTGCGCCAGGTAA
- a CDS encoding MFS transporter, translated as MPISRLAAWVIWTTASIFYAYQYILRVMPNIMLQDFIQQFHIDSTIFGQFSGVYYIGYALMHLPLGILLDRYGPKKIMTACILLSVIGLLPVLFAEHWIYPVIGRLLIGMGSSAAILGIFKIIRMTFTEKQFTRMLSLSVTIGLIGAIYGGGPVSALTESLGYKNVVQIFIGFGLILAGMTYFIIPDLEQKRTESVLSDLKSVLMNKKVIMICLLAGLMVGPLEGFADVWGAAFLQKIYGFSHENSSYLTSMIFVGMCFGAPVLSYIGEKTGNYLAVIGAAGAFMMFCFLVLISGQLTSHSMVASFLLIGTCSAYQILAIYKASTYVPEQVAGLTTAVANMIIMSFGYAFHSLIGLVVNHFGGTTVSKAFIYGISIIPIGLGIAVLGFLALLYKERNKMIAA; from the coding sequence ATGCCTATATCGCGACTGGCCGCCTGGGTGATCTGGACAACAGCATCCATCTTTTACGCTTACCAATATATATTACGAGTTATGCCAAATATCATGCTGCAGGATTTTATTCAGCAGTTCCATATTGACAGCACCATATTTGGGCAGTTTTCCGGCGTGTATTACATAGGATACGCCCTGATGCACTTGCCGTTAGGAATTCTCCTCGATCGCTACGGGCCTAAAAAAATTATGACCGCATGTATCTTGCTGTCCGTCATCGGTCTGCTACCTGTTCTTTTTGCAGAACACTGGATTTATCCCGTTATCGGTCGCTTGTTGATTGGCATGGGTTCGTCTGCCGCTATTTTAGGCATCTTTAAAATCATTCGTATGACATTTACAGAGAAACAGTTTACTCGAATGCTGAGTCTTTCCGTGACTATCGGTTTAATCGGAGCCATCTACGGTGGCGGGCCGGTTAGCGCATTGACAGAGAGTCTGGGATATAAAAATGTGGTGCAAATATTTATCGGATTTGGACTCATCCTGGCCGGAATGACTTATTTTATTATCCCTGATCTGGAACAGAAACGAACTGAAAGCGTCTTATCCGATCTTAAATCGGTTCTCATGAACAAAAAGGTGATCATGATATGCCTGTTAGCCGGATTAATGGTTGGCCCCCTGGAAGGGTTTGCCGATGTATGGGGAGCAGCGTTTCTGCAAAAAATCTATGGTTTCAGCCATGAAAACTCCAGCTATCTGACGTCCATGATTTTTGTGGGCATGTGCTTTGGAGCGCCTGTTTTAAGCTACATAGGTGAAAAAACCGGCAATTATCTGGCTGTTATCGGCGCCGCAGGGGCGTTTATGATGTTTTGCTTTCTGGTTTTGATATCGGGACAATTGACCAGCCACAGTATGGTAGCCAGTTTTCTTTTAATAGGAACCTGTTCCGCTTATCAGATCCTTGCTATTTATAAAGCGTCCACCTACGTACCGGAACAGGTCGCCGGATTAACCACCGCGGTGGCCAACATGATTATCATGAGTTTTGGATACGCGTTTCACTCCCTGATTGGATTAGTAGTCAACCATTTTGGCGGTACTACCGTATCAAAAGCGTTTATCTACGGGATCAGCATCATCCCGATTGGCCTGGGTATCGCGGTGCTTGGCTTCCTGGCATTGTTGTATAAAGAGCGAAACAAAATGATAGCGGCATAA
- the rimI gene encoding ribosomal protein S18-alanine N-acetyltransferase, protein MLKVRPMQVSDLDRVYTIELASHKAPWSRSILQDCILVGYNCRVLESTEKSTGPRIVGYLIARQSNGVCHILNLCIDVSCQGKGYGRFLLKNLLESLDKNLIATLVLEVRPTNKAAIALYESLGFQRKGIKTGYYTDEDGKEEDALVLKKWL, encoded by the coding sequence ATGCTTAAAGTTCGCCCAATGCAGGTTAGTGATCTTGATCGTGTCTATACTATAGAACTTGCTTCCCATAAAGCGCCCTGGAGTCGCAGTATTTTACAGGATTGCATTTTGGTTGGTTACAATTGCCGTGTTTTAGAGTCAACGGAGAAATCGACTGGACCACGGATTGTCGGATATTTGATTGCCCGTCAAAGTAACGGTGTATGCCATATTCTTAATCTTTGCATCGACGTTTCTTGTCAAGGCAAAGGCTATGGACGTTTTTTATTAAAAAATTTACTGGAGTCTCTGGACAAAAATCTGATCGCCACCCTTGTTCTCGAAGTTCGACCGACCAACAAAGCCGCCATAGCGTTATATGAAAGTCTGGGGTTTCAAAGGAAAGGCATTAAAACCGGCTATTACACGGATGAAGATGGCAAGGAGGAAGACGCACTGGTGCTGAAAAAATGGCTTTAG
- the lpdA gene encoding dihydrolipoyl dehydrogenase — protein sequence MSENVKTEVVVLGSGPGGYTAAFRAADLGKKVVLVERFDSLGGVCLNVGCIPSKALLHVARILDEAHEMGDMGVGFGKPKVDSKKLVAWKNSVTGQLTGGLKALAKQRKVEVLTGVANFSGANQVVVDGNGKKTTIDFENAIIAVGSESITLPFVPEDSRIFSSTGALELADIKGDLLVLGGGIIGLEMATVYSALGVKVTVVEFMDQLIPGADADLVKVLQKRMANKGVTFLLKTKVTAIDAKKDGIYVTMEGEHATDKPLCFQQVLLSVGRKPNGGTISADKAGVKVDERGFIKVDKQMRTNVSHIFAIGDVVGQPMLAHKAIPEGRVAAEVIAGMKHQFDPRCIASVAYTDPEIAWAGLTEKEAKEKGIPYEKGTFPWAASGRALSMGRGEGMTKLLFCPETNRILGAGIVGVNAGDLISEAALAIEMECDVEDIALTIHPHPTLSETVMLSAEAFEGTITDLYLPKKKKK from the coding sequence ATGAGTGAAAATGTAAAAACCGAAGTTGTAGTTCTGGGAAGCGGGCCTGGTGGTTATACGGCAGCATTCCGTGCCGCCGATTTAGGTAAAAAAGTTGTCCTGGTTGAACGTTTTGATAGTCTGGGCGGCGTTTGTCTCAATGTCGGTTGTATTCCTTCAAAAGCACTTCTTCATGTTGCAAGGATACTGGATGAAGCCCATGAAATGGGCGATATGGGGGTTGGTTTCGGCAAACCCAAAGTGGATAGCAAAAAGCTGGTTGCCTGGAAAAACTCCGTAACGGGCCAGTTAACCGGTGGTCTGAAAGCGTTGGCCAAGCAACGTAAGGTTGAGGTATTGACCGGAGTGGCTAATTTTTCCGGAGCCAATCAGGTTGTGGTTGATGGTAACGGTAAAAAAACAACCATTGATTTTGAAAACGCCATTATTGCCGTAGGCAGCGAGTCCATCACGTTACCTTTTGTGCCTGAAGATTCCCGAATTTTCAGTTCCACCGGCGCTTTGGAACTGGCCGATATCAAAGGGGATTTGCTTGTTTTAGGCGGTGGTATTATTGGCCTTGAAATGGCGACCGTATACAGTGCTCTGGGTGTCAAGGTAACGGTTGTTGAATTTATGGATCAGTTAATACCCGGTGCGGATGCCGATTTGGTGAAGGTCTTGCAGAAACGTATGGCCAACAAAGGCGTGACATTCCTGTTAAAAACCAAAGTCACTGCTATTGATGCGAAAAAAGACGGTATCTACGTCACCATGGAAGGTGAACATGCCACGGACAAACCCTTGTGTTTTCAGCAGGTTCTGTTATCGGTTGGCCGTAAACCAAACGGTGGTACTATCAGTGCGGACAAGGCTGGTGTCAAGGTGGATGAAAGAGGGTTTATTAAAGTTGATAAACAAATGCGTACCAATGTGTCTCATATTTTTGCGATAGGTGATGTGGTCGGGCAGCCAATGCTGGCGCATAAAGCGATACCGGAAGGCCGGGTTGCCGCGGAAGTGATTGCCGGTATGAAACATCAGTTCGATCCACGCTGTATTGCCAGCGTAGCTTATACTGATCCTGAAATCGCCTGGGCCGGACTAACGGAAAAAGAAGCGAAAGAAAAGGGGATCCCATATGAAAAGGGAACGTTTCCCTGGGCGGCCAGTGGGCGGGCTCTCAGTATGGGGCGTGGTGAGGGTATGACCAAACTGCTTTTCTGTCCTGAAACCAACCGCATACTTGGAGCCGGTATTGTTGGAGTGAATGCCGGAGATTTGATCTCCGAAGCGGCACTCGCAATTGAAATGGAATGCGACGTTGAAGATATTGCTTTAACCATTCATCCACATCCGACACTCTCTGAAACGGTTATGTTATCTGCCGAGGCGTTTGAGGGAACCATTACGGATTTGTATCTGCCCAAAAAGAAGAAAAAATAA